The DNA sequence TGGTCTCTGGCTGATTGGCTGGGTTATCCGCCTGCTCTCGTCGGTCATGACGAAGCGGCACGTCGACCGGGACGTTCAGCCCTTTTTGCTCTCGCTGGTTAGCGGACTGCTGCGCGTACTGCTGCTGATCAGTATAGCCAGTACGCTGGGTGTTGCAACCACGTCCTTTGTTGCTATCATTGGTGCGGCCGGTCTGGCCGTAGGGCTGGCGCTTCAGGGTAGCCTCGCCAATTTTGCCGGTGGAGTACTCATTCTGATTTTTAAGCCTTTCCGTGTGGGCGACCTGATCAGCGCGCAGGGCTTTACGGGAAACGTAGAAGCGATTCGAATATTCGATACAACGCTTGTCACGCTCGACAACAAAACGATTATTCTGCCCAACGGTCCCTTGTCGACCGCGGCTATTACGAACATCAGTACCAAGGGGACCATCCGGGTTGATCAGGTATACACCGTCGGTAGTCAGAACGATATCGATGCCACCGAAGCGTCCATTCGCCGGGTGATCGAGGCTTGCCCTTATGCGCTGAATGATCGGGAGCACGATGTGCTGATTAGTAAGCTGAACGCCAACTCC is a window from the Spirosoma rigui genome containing:
- a CDS encoding mechanosensitive ion channel family protein, whose translation is MENAQSSAQRIYDQVLAFATIYGGRVLLAIVTLTVGLWLIGWVIRLLSSVMTKRHVDRDVQPFLLSLVSGLLRVLLLISIASTLGVATTSFVAIIGAAGLAVGLALQGSLANFAGGVLILIFKPFRVGDLISAQGFTGNVEAIRIFDTTLVTLDNKTIILPNGPLSTAAITNISTKGTIRVDQVYTVGSQNDIDATEASIRRVIEACPYALNDREHDVLISKLNANSREYDVRVWTSSDTYWQTHYYMLENVARQFGKDGILAPKPQLFVTSE